In Urechidicola croceus, a single window of DNA contains:
- a CDS encoding glycosyltransferase family protein, whose product MKILYSIQGTGNGHLSRAKEIIPALLKRAQVDILISGTQSEIELPYEVNYFYKGLGFYNGKNGGIDFFKTLRKTNLIKVFKEILNCPVKDYDLIINDFEPISAWAAYFRGVKSISLSHQGTLYTKNVPRPEHKDILGKFVLKNYAKCKVNYGFHFKKYNDKIYTPIIRKDIRLLKRTTKDHYTVYLPSYSDEKIIDVLSKIKGIKWKVFSKNTKKYYQKKNVYIKPIDSKKFEKSLVSCKGILCGAGFETPAEAIFLKKKLMVIPMKNQYEQHFNGCALKELGVPILKSLKKKNIPEIKKWIKDDDIIELDFPNDTQHIIDHILYDYITDEKISMA is encoded by the coding sequence ATGAAAATATTATACTCAATTCAAGGTACAGGAAATGGCCATTTAAGTAGAGCAAAAGAAATAATACCCGCACTTTTAAAACGTGCACAGGTTGATATATTAATTAGTGGAACACAATCAGAAATTGAATTGCCTTATGAGGTAAATTATTTTTATAAAGGACTTGGCTTTTATAATGGAAAAAATGGTGGTATTGATTTCTTTAAAACATTAAGAAAAACTAATTTAATCAAGGTATTTAAAGAAATTTTAAATTGCCCAGTTAAAGATTACGACTTAATTATTAATGACTTCGAACCAATATCAGCCTGGGCAGCATACTTTAGAGGTGTTAAAAGCATTTCTTTAAGTCACCAAGGAACGCTATACACAAAAAATGTTCCAAGACCTGAACACAAAGACATTCTTGGAAAATTTGTTTTAAAAAATTATGCAAAATGTAAGGTAAATTATGGATTTCACTTTAAAAAGTATAATGACAAAATTTACACACCAATTATAAGAAAAGATATTCGTCTTCTTAAACGTACAACTAAAGATCACTACACTGTGTATTTGCCAAGTTATTCTGATGAAAAAATAATTGATGTTTTATCCAAAATCAAAGGAATTAAATGGAAAGTATTTTCAAAAAATACTAAAAAATATTATCAAAAAAAGAATGTTTACATAAAACCAATAGATAGTAAAAAATTTGAGAAAAGTTTAGTGTCTTGTAAAGGAATCTTATGCGGTGCAGGATTTGAAACTCCAGCAGAAGCAATTTTTCTTAAAAAGAAACTGATGGTTATTCCAATGAAAAATCAATATGAACAGCATTTCAATGGTTGTGCACTTAAAGAACTGGGAGTACCTATTTTAAAATCATTAAAAAAGAAAAATATTCCAGAAATTAAGAAATGGATTAAAGATGATGATATTATTGAACTTGATTTCCCAAATGATACACAGCATATAATCGACCATATTTTATACGACTATATAACTGATGAAAAAATTTCTATGGCTTAA
- a CDS encoding UDP-2,3-diacylglucosamine diphosphatase, producing the protein MNSKKEKRKVEVVVISDVHLGTYGCHAKELLQYLKSIDPKIIILNGDIIDIWQFSKRYWPKSHMKVLKYIIGWIAKGKEIYYITGNHDEMLRKFVGFELGSFSIKNKILLELDGKTAWFFHGDVFDVTMQHSKWLAKLGAVGYDTLILINRAVNHISNFFGKGKISLSKKIKDSVKSAVKFINDFEQIAGDIAIDNKYDYVVCGHIHQPIIKTIKNSSGKVEYLNSGDWIENLTALEYNNRQWNIYKYLDTQFDGEEVNKTKNNDDDDDDDIIDKTANEIFGQLVADFNFRA; encoded by the coding sequence GTGAATTCGAAAAAAGAAAAAAGAAAAGTTGAAGTCGTTGTTATATCAGATGTGCACTTGGGCACCTATGGATGCCACGCAAAAGAACTCCTACAATACTTAAAAAGTATAGATCCCAAAATAATAATTTTAAACGGAGACATCATCGATATATGGCAATTTAGTAAACGTTACTGGCCAAAATCACATATGAAAGTATTAAAATATATTATAGGTTGGATTGCAAAAGGAAAGGAGATTTACTATATCACTGGAAATCATGATGAAATGCTTCGAAAGTTTGTAGGATTTGAATTAGGTTCTTTCTCAATTAAAAACAAAATATTACTTGAACTTGATGGCAAAACAGCCTGGTTTTTTCACGGAGATGTTTTTGATGTAACTATGCAACATTCAAAATGGCTTGCAAAACTTGGTGCAGTTGGATATGACACTTTGATTTTAATAAATAGAGCTGTGAATCACATTAGTAACTTTTTTGGAAAAGGAAAAATATCATTATCAAAAAAGATCAAAGATAGTGTAAAGTCTGCTGTTAAATTTATCAATGATTTTGAACAAATTGCAGGTGACATAGCTATTGACAACAAATATGATTATGTAGTATGTGGTCATATTCATCAGCCAATAATAAAAACTATAAAAAATTCATCAGGAAAAGTTGAATATTTAAATTCTGGTGATTGGATTGAAAATTTAACAGCATTAGAATATAACAATAGACAATGGAATATTTACAAATACTTAGATACTCAATTTGATGGAGAAGAAGTTAACAAAACTAAAAATAATGATGATGATGATGATGATGATATTATTGATAAAACCGCTAATGAAATATTTGGACAATTAGTGGCCGATTTTAATTTTAGAGCTTAA
- a CDS encoding beta strand repeat-containing protein yields MKTIKNTLVTFLILLSCTISFAQQGINYKAIIKDGSGTIIASQSITVQFTILQGVGQTNVYQETHSVSTDANGIIILDIGSGTVNSGTFAGVDWGSDVHFLNTQIDTNGGTTFTDLGTTEFKSVPYALHAQTVENSDDADASPTNELIVSANLNGTTLEINDAGGTTTVNLASLDTDTTLSQTDIEGFGFVTGAHTVDTDTQLTETQVDDFVANNGYLTTEVDGSITNEIQDLTLTGTTLSLSGDATTVDLSGITGGTDDQQLTLTGNSLALEDGGTAIDLSPFLDNTDTQLTETQVDDFVANNGYLTTEVDGSITNEIQDLTLTGTTLSLSGDATTVDLSGITGGTDDQQLTLTGNSLALEDGGTAIDLSSFLDNTDAQDLTLTGTTLSLSGDATTVDLSGITGGTDDQQLTLTGNSLALEDGGTAIDLSPFLDNTDTQLTETQVDDFVSNNGFLTAEVDGSITNEIQDLTLTGTTLSLSGDATTVDLSGIGGGTDDQQLTLTGNSLALEDGGTAIDLSPFLDNTDTQLTETQVVDFVTDNGFLTTEVDGSITNEIQDLSLTGTTLSLSGDATTVDLSGIGGGTDNQQLTLTGNSLALEDGGTAIDLSPFLDNTDTQLTETQVDDFVANNGYLTTEVDGSITNEIQDLTLTGTTLSLSGDATTVDLSGITGGTDDQQLTLTGNSLALEDGGTAIDLSSFLDNTDAQDLTLTGTTLSLSGDATTVDLSGIGGGTDDQQLTLTGNSLALEDGGTAIDLSPFLDNTDTQLTETQVVDFVTDNGFLTTEVDGSITNEIQDLTLTGTTLSLSGDATPVDLSSYLDNTDAQDLTLTGTTLSLSGDATTVDLSGIGGGTDDQQLTLTGNSLALEDGGTAIDLSPFLDNTDTQLTETQVDDFVANNGYLTTEVDGSITNEIQDLTLTGTTLSLSGDATPVDLSSYLDNTDAQDLTLTGTTLSLSGDATTVDLSGIGGGTDDQQLTLTGNSLALEDGGTAIDLSSFLDNTDAQDLTLTGTTLSLSGDATTVDLSGIGGGTDDQQLTLTGNSLALEDGGTAIDLSPFLDNTDAQDLTLTGTTLSLSGDATTVDLSGIGGGTDDQQLTLTGNSLALEDGGTAIDLSPFLDNTDTQLTETQVDDFVSNNGFLTAEVDGSITNEIQDLTLTGTTLSLSGDATTVDLSGIGGGTDDQQLTLTGNSLALEDGGTAIDLSSFLDNTDAQDLTLTGTTLSLSGDATTVDLSGIGGGTDDQQLTLTGNSLALEDGGTAIDLSPFLDNTDTQLTETQVVDFVTDNGFLTAEVDGSITNEIQDLTLTGTTLSLSGDATTVDLSGITGGTDDQQLTLTGNSLALEDGGTAIDLSSFLDNTDAQDLTLTGTTLSLSGDATTVDLSGITGGTDDQQLTLTGNSLALEDGGTAIDLSPFLDNTDTQLTETQVDDFVSNNGFLTAEVDGSITNEIQDLSLTGTTLSLSGDATTVDLSGIGGGTDDQQLTLTGNSLALEDGGAAIDLSPFLDNTDAQDLTLTGTTLSLSGDATTVDLSGITGGTDDQQLTLTGNSLALEDGGTAIDLSPFLDNTDAQDLTLTGTTLSLSGDATTVDLSGITGGTDDQQLTLTGNSLALEDGGTAIDLSPFLDNTDTQLTETQVVDFVTDNGFLTAEVDGSITNEIQDLTLTGTTLSLSGDATTVDLSGITGGTDDQQLTLTGNSLTLEDGGTAIDLSSFLDNTDAQDLTLTGTTLSLSGDATTVDLSGIGGGTDDQQLTLTGNSLALEDGGTAIDLSPFLDNTDTQLTETQVVDFVTDNGFLTAEVDGSITNEIQDLTLTGTTLSLSGDATTVDLSGIGGGTDDQQLTLTGNSLALEDGGTAIDLSPFLDNTDTQLTETQVDDFVSNNGFLTAEVDGSITNELITSANLTGTNLNIIDAGGTTTVDLASIAGGGGSSPWTQSPTEIYYDSGFVGIGSSSAATHDLEITQSSETAAGSGGILLEDSGQSDNWKIYLFGNTLGFAYNGNLKAAIGDNGNYFDFDASRVSSGRFNNSNIISRIQSLNSFNYSNNRSQNTIGFRPADVQSVFPELVSTSPEGKLGLNQNGFGIIAIEAIKEQQAEIDELKEKLESQEKSIEMLIKRIEQLEKK; encoded by the coding sequence ATGAAAACAATAAAAAACACCCTAGTTACATTCTTAATTCTATTAAGTTGTACTATTTCCTTTGCACAACAAGGAATTAATTATAAAGCTATTATAAAAGATGGTTCAGGAACTATTATTGCAAGTCAAAGTATAACTGTACAGTTCACGATTCTGCAAGGTGTAGGCCAAACTAATGTCTATCAAGAAACTCATAGTGTATCAACCGATGCCAATGGAATTATTATTCTTGACATTGGCTCAGGTACTGTAAATAGCGGTACATTTGCTGGAGTTGATTGGGGAAGTGATGTTCACTTTTTAAACACTCAAATTGACACTAATGGAGGAACAACATTTACTGATTTAGGTACTACCGAATTTAAATCCGTTCCTTATGCTCTGCACGCTCAGACTGTTGAAAATTCTGATGATGCTGATGCGAGTCCAACAAATGAGTTAATAGTTAGCGCTAATCTTAATGGTACTACTTTAGAAATTAATGATGCAGGTGGTACAACAACTGTAAACTTAGCATCTTTAGATACTGACACTACTCTTTCGCAAACGGATATTGAAGGCTTTGGATTTGTTACCGGTGCACACACTGTTGATACTGACACGCAACTTACAGAAACGCAAGTTGATGATTTTGTGGCTAATAATGGATATTTAACTACTGAAGTAGATGGTAGTATAACTAATGAAATTCAAGATTTAACATTAACTGGAACTACTTTGAGTTTATCTGGTGATGCTACAACTGTAGATTTATCTGGTATTACTGGCGGAACTGATGACCAACAATTAACGCTTACTGGTAATTCTTTAGCACTTGAAGATGGTGGAACGGCTATTGACCTTTCTCCTTTCCTTGATAATACAGATACGCAACTTACAGAAACGCAAGTTGATGATTTTGTGGCTAATAATGGATATTTAACTACTGAAGTAGATGGTAGTATAACTAATGAAATTCAAGACTTAACATTAACAGGAACAACTTTAAGTTTATCTGGTGATGCTACAACTGTAGATTTATCTGGTATTACTGGCGGAACTGATGACCAACAATTAACGCTTACTGGTAATTCTTTAGCACTTGAAGATGGTGGAACGGCTATTGACCTTTCTTCTTTCCTTGATAATACAGATGCTCAAGATTTAACATTAACTGGAACAACTTTGAGTTTATCTGGTGATGCTACAACTGTAGATTTATCTGGTATTACTGGCGGAACTGATGACCAACAATTAACGCTTACTGGTAATTCTTTAGCGCTTGAAGATGGTGGAACGGCTATTGACCTTTCTCCTTTCCTTGACAATACTGACACGCAACTTACAGAAACGCAAGTTGATGATTTTGTTAGCAATAATGGTTTTTTAACTGCTGAAGTAGATGGTAGTATAACTAATGAAATTCAAGACTTAACATTAACTGGAACAACCTTAAGTTTATCTGGTGATGCTACAACTGTAGATTTATCTGGTATCGGTGGCGGAACTGATGACCAACAATTAACGCTTACTGGCAATTCTTTAGCACTTGAAGATGGTGGAACGGCTATTGACCTTTCTCCTTTCCTTGACAATACAGACACGCAACTTACAGAAACGCAAGTAGTTGATTTTGTTACTGATAATGGTTTTTTAACTACTGAAGTAGATGGTAGTATAACTAATGAAATTCAAGACTTATCTCTAACTGGAACAACTTTAAGTTTATCTGGTGATGCTACAACTGTAGATTTATCTGGTATTGGTGGTGGAACTGATAACCAACAATTAACGCTTACTGGTAATTCTTTAGCACTTGAAGATGGTGGAACGGCTATTGACCTTTCTCCTTTCCTTGACAATACTGACACGCAACTTACAGAAACGCAAGTTGATGATTTTGTGGCTAATAATGGATATTTAACTACTGAAGTAGATGGTAGTATAACTAATGAAATTCAAGATTTAACATTAACTGGAACTACTTTGAGTTTATCTGGTGATGCTACAACTGTAGATTTATCTGGTATTACTGGCGGAACTGATGACCAACAATTAACGCTTACTGGCAATTCTTTAGCACTTGAAGATGGTGGAACGGCTATTGACCTTTCTTCTTTCCTTGATAATACAGATGCTCAAGATTTAACATTAACTGGAACAACTTTGAGTTTATCTGGTGATGCTACAACTGTAGATTTATCTGGTATTGGTGGCGGAACTGATGACCAACAATTAACGCTTACTGGCAATTCTTTAGCACTTGAAGATGGTGGAACGGCTATTGACCTTTCTCCTTTCCTTGACAATACAGACACGCAACTTACAGAAACACAAGTAGTTGATTTTGTTACTGATAATGGTTTCTTAACTACTGAAGTAGATGGTAGTATAACTAATGAAATTCAAGATTTAACATTAACTGGAACTACTTTGAGTTTATCTGGTGATGCAACTCCTGTAGATCTTTCTTCTTATTTAGACAACACGGATGCTCAAGACTTAACATTAACTGGAACAACTTTGAGTTTATCTGGTGATGCTACAACTGTTGACTTATCTGGTATTGGTGGCGGAACTGATGACCAACAATTAACGCTTACTGGTAATTCTTTAGCGCTTGAAGATGGTGGAACGGCTATTGACCTTTCTCCTTTCCTTGACAATACTGACACGCAACTTACAGAAACGCAAGTTGATGATTTTGTGGCTAATAATGGATATTTAACTACTGAAGTAGATGGTAGTATAACTAATGAAATTCAAGATTTAACATTAACTGGAACTACTTTGAGTTTATCTGGTGATGCAACTCCTGTAGATCTTTCTTCTTATTTAGACAACACGGATGCTCAAGACTTAACATTAACTGGAACAACTTTGAGTTTATCTGGTGATGCTACAACTGTTGACTTATCTGGTATTGGTGGCGGAACTGATGACCAACAATTAACGCTTACTGGTAATTCTTTAGCGCTTGAAGATGGTGGAACGGCTATTGACCTTTCTTCTTTCCTTGATAATACAGATGCTCAAGATTTAACATTAACTGGAACAACTTTGAGTTTATCTGGTGATGCTACAACTGTAGATTTATCTGGTATTGGTGGCGGAACTGATGACCAACAATTAACGCTTACTGGTAATTCTTTAGCACTTGAAGATGGTGGAACGGCTATTGACCTTTCTCCTTTCCTTGACAATACAGATGCTCAAGATTTAACATTAACTGGAACAACTTTGAGTTTATCTGGTGATGCTACAACTGTTGACTTATCTGGTATTGGTGGTGGAACTGATGACCAACAATTAACGCTTACTGGTAATTCTTTAGCACTTGAAGATGGTGGAACGGCTATTGACCTTTCTCCTTTCCTTGACAATACTGACACGCAACTTACAGAAACGCAAGTTGATGATTTTGTTAGCAATAATGGTTTTTTAACTGCTGAAGTAGATGGTAGTATAACTAATGAAATTCAAGACTTAACATTAACTGGAACAACCTTAAGTTTATCTGGTGATGCTACAACTGTAGATTTATCTGGTATTGGTGGTGGAACTGATGACCAACAATTAACGCTTACTGGTAATTCTTTAGCGCTTGAAGATGGTGGAACGGCTATTGACCTTTCTTCTTTCCTTGACAATACAGATGCTCAAGACTTAACATTAACTGGAACAACTTTGAGTTTATCTGGTGATGCTACAACTGTTGACTTATCTGGTATTGGTGGTGGAACTGATGACCAACAATTAACGCTTACTGGTAATTCTTTAGCGCTTGAAGATGGTGGAACGGCTATTGACCTTTCTCCTTTCCTTGACAATACTGACACGCAACTTACAGAAACACAAGTAGTTGATTTTGTTACTGATAATGGTTTCTTAACTGCTGAAGTAGATGGTAGTATAACTAATGAAATTCAAGATTTAACATTAACTGGAACAACTTTGAGTTTATCTGGTGATGCTACAACTGTAGATTTATCTGGTATTACTGGCGGAACTGATGACCAACAATTAACGCTTACTGGTAATTCTTTAGCACTTGAAGATGGTGGAACGGCTATTGACCTTTCTTCTTTCCTTGATAATACAGATGCTCAAGATTTAACATTAACTGGAACAACTTTGAGTTTATCTGGTGATGCTACAACTGTAGATTTATCAGGTATTACTGGCGGAACTGATGACCAACAATTAACGCTTACTGGTAATTCTTTAGCACTTGAAGATGGTGGAACGGCTATTGACCTTTCTCCTTTCCTTGACAATACTGACACGCAACTTACAGAAACGCAAGTTGATGATTTTGTTAGTAACAACGGTTTTTTAACTGCTGAAGTAGATGGTAGTATAACTAATGAAATTCAAGACTTATCTCTAACTGGAACAACTTTGAGTTTATCTGGTGATGCTACAACTGTTGACTTATCTGGTATTGGTGGCGGAACTGATGACCAACAATTAACGCTTACTGGCAATTCTTTAGCGCTTGAAGATGGTGGAGCGGCTATTGACCTTTCTCCTTTCCTTGACAATACAGATGCTCAAGATTTAACATTAACAGGAACAACATTAAGTTTATCTGGTGATGCTACAACTGTAGATTTATCTGGTATTACTGGCGGAACTGATGACCAACAATTAACGCTTACTGGTAATTCATTAGCGCTTGAAGATGGTGGAACGGCTATTGACCTTTCTCCTTTCCTTGATAATACAGATGCTCAAGATTTAACATTAACTGGAACAACATTAAGTTTATCTGGTGATGCTACAACTGTAGATTTATCTGGTATTACTGGCGGAACTGATGACCAACAATTAACGCTTACTGGCAATTCTTTAGCACTTGAAGATGGTGGAACGGCTATTGACCTTTCTCCTTTCCTTGATAATACAGATACGCAACTTACAGAAACGCAAGTAGTTGATTTTGTTACTGATAATGGTTTTTTAACTGCTGAAGTAGATGGTAGTATAACTAATGAAATTCAAGACTTAACATTAACTGGAACTACTTTAAGTTTATCTGGTGATGCTACAACTGTAGATTTATCTGGTATTACTGGCGGAACTGATGACCAACAATTAACGCTTACTGGTAATTCATTAACGCTTGAAGATGGTGGAACGGCTATTGACCTTTCTTCTTTCCTTGATAATACAGATGCTCAAGATTTAACATTAACTGGAACAACATTAAGTTTATCTGGTGATGCTACTACTGTAGATTTATCTGGTATTGGTGGTGGAACTGATGACCAACAATTAACGCTTACTGGTAATTCTTTAGCGCTTGAAGATGGTGGAACGGCTATTGACCTTTCTCCTTTCCTTGACAATACTGACACGCAACTTACAGAAACACAAGTAGTTGATTTTGTTACTGATAATGGTTTCTTAACTGCTGAAGTAGATGGTAGTATAACTAATGAAATTCAAGACTTAACATTAACTGGAACAACTCTGAGTTTATCTGGTGATGCTACAACTGTTGACTTATCTGGTATTGGTGGCGGAACTGATGACCAACAATTAACGCTTACTGGTAATTCTTTAGCACTTGAAGATGGTGGAACGGCTATTGACCTTTCTCCTTTCCTTGACAATACAGACACGCAACTTACAGAAACGCAAGTTGATGATTTTGTTAGCAACAATGGTTTTTTAACTGCTGAAGTAGATGGTAGCATAACTAATGAGTTAATTACTAGCGCAAATTTAACTGGTACAAACTTAAATATTATAGATGCAGGAGGAACTACAACGGTAGACCTAGCAAGTATCGCTGGAGGTGGTGGCTCGTCACCTTGGACTCAAAGTCCAACTGAAATTTATTATGATTCAGGTTTTGTAGGTATTGGTTCTTCATCAGCAGCAACTCATGATTTAGAAATAACACAATCAAGTGAAACTGCTGCAGGAAGTGGAGGTATCTTACTTGAAGATAGTGGTCAATCTGATAACTGGAAAATTTATTTATTCGGAAATACTCTTGGCTTTGCATATAATGGTAACTTAAAAGCTGCAATAGGCGATAACGGAAACTATTTTGATTTTGATGCTAGTAGAGTGAGTTCTGGAAGATTCAACAATAGTAATATAATTTCTAGAATTCAATCACTAAATTCATTTAACTATTCAAATAATAGAAGTCAAAATACTATTGGATTTAGACCTGCTGATGTACAATCAGTATTTCCAGAACTAGTTAGCACTTCTCCTGAGGGTAAACTTGGGTTGAATCAAAACGGTTTTGGTATTATTGCTATTGAAGCAATTAAAGAACAACAAGCAGAAATTGATGAATTAAAAGAAAAATTAGAATCTCAAGAAAAAAGTATAGAAATGCTAATTAAAAGAATTGAACAATTAGAAAAAAAATAA
- a CDS encoding T9SS type A sorting domain-containing protein encodes MKKNYSINLRLVLITFMISLTCFSLKAQDITLFIENAFIVEEGIETYYEADVMISSTTDFYVGSGQVYINYNHDAFGEDVVSSGNVEYLQPQESITGFSWPGAPFSTPAYRDFIINDNGTTGAFSPSFQQNIALDGLETAPTELQITSVPKLLFRFRLKYIDAAATGLNPDVCFVSEGDFDDGENPPDVSPDLFQDQFFTACGRDTSSTVSTANCSDYPGTQILNDSYDCSGAAVIPLDIKNIDEYSLANIQIYPNPTTGILNINSAIELTRVEMFDILGKKILETEETTRLDLSKYRAGVYLLNLHSENGKTVRKIMIE; translated from the coding sequence ATGAAAAAAAATTACTCAATCAATTTACGACTAGTCTTAATTACATTTATGATATCTTTAACTTGTTTTTCATTAAAAGCACAAGATATTACACTTTTTATTGAAAATGCTTTTATTGTTGAAGAAGGTATTGAGACCTATTATGAAGCTGACGTTATGATTTCTAGCACTACAGATTTTTATGTTGGTTCAGGACAAGTATACATAAATTACAATCATGATGCTTTTGGTGAAGACGTTGTTTCTAGTGGGAACGTAGAATACTTACAGCCTCAAGAATCAATTACTGGATTCTCTTGGCCAGGAGCTCCTTTTTCTACACCAGCATATCGAGATTTTATTATCAATGACAATGGAACAACAGGTGCGTTTTCACCATCTTTTCAACAAAACATTGCGCTTGATGGTTTAGAAACAGCTCCAACAGAACTTCAAATTACATCAGTTCCAAAATTACTTTTTCGTTTTAGATTAAAATATATTGATGCTGCTGCTACGGGATTAAATCCTGATGTTTGCTTTGTTTCTGAAGGAGATTTCGACGACGGGGAGAATCCACCAGATGTCAGTCCAGATCTATTCCAAGATCAATTTTTTACTGCTTGTGGGCGTGATACTTCATCTACTGTTTCAACAGCAAATTGTAGTGACTATCCTGGAACTCAAATTTTAAATGATTCATACGATTGTTCTGGAGCAGCCGTTATTCCTTTAGACATAAAAAACATCGATGAATATAGTTTAGCAAACATTCAAATATATCCAAACCCAACAACAGGTATTTTAAATATCAATTCAGCAATTGAATTGACAAGAGTTGAAATGTTTGATATTTTAGGTAAAAAAATTCTTGAAACAGAAGAAACAACAAGACTTGATTTGAGCAAGTATAGAGCAGGAGTATATTTATTAAACTTACATTCTGAAAACGGAAAAACTGTAAGGAAAATAATGATTGAATAA